In one window of Chryseobacterium sp. JV274 DNA:
- the ggt gene encoding gamma-glutamyltransferase — translation MKKILIALILLASPFSWAQFTNFNIIKEAQVKNKGVVVSAHPLASEAGAKILKMGGNAYDAVTATQYALAVVYPQAGNIGGGGFLVGVKNNGEKFTLDYRETAPKKAFRDMYIDKKGKADTDLSQNGRLAVGIPGSVAGFFATLKYCKLPMEKIIQPAIDLAEKGFAITDKEAEMLNNQREKFQKHNKSSIIFVKDAPWKAGDLLIQKDLAETLKLIQKSGAKGFYEGKTADLLVAEMKRGNGIITLEDLKNYKVAERKALEFEYKGSNVVTMPLPSSGGVLLAQMLRMASFENLEKYQQNSTKAVQIMTEAERRAFADRAEYMGDPDFIQDKTSYLISDDYLKGRWKSFSFDKATPSAEVGKIIEQPKESMQTTHISVLDKDGNAASVTTTLNGYYGSKVLVSGAGFFLNNEMDDFSIKPGVPNMFGAVGGEANSIQPNKRMLSSMTPTILLKNGKPYMVVGTPGGTTIPTSVYQSIVNVVDFKLNANMSVNTPKFHHQWLPETITVENNFPESTISELKSKNYVIEKIKYIGKTEMIVIDENGSIHAVADGRGDDSVAVE, via the coding sequence ATGAAGAAGATTTTAATTGCTTTGATTTTACTGGCCAGCCCATTTAGCTGGGCTCAGTTTACCAATTTCAATATCATCAAGGAAGCACAGGTAAAAAATAAAGGTGTTGTAGTATCTGCACATCCGTTAGCCAGTGAAGCTGGAGCCAAAATCTTAAAGATGGGCGGAAATGCCTATGATGCCGTTACAGCAACACAATATGCCCTTGCTGTAGTGTATCCTCAGGCCGGAAACATTGGTGGTGGCGGTTTTTTAGTAGGCGTAAAAAATAATGGGGAAAAATTCACATTGGACTACAGGGAAACTGCTCCGAAAAAGGCCTTCAGAGACATGTACATTGATAAAAAAGGGAAAGCAGATACAGATCTTTCCCAAAACGGAAGACTGGCAGTGGGTATTCCCGGAAGTGTAGCGGGTTTTTTTGCTACCCTGAAATACTGCAAACTGCCTATGGAAAAGATTATCCAGCCTGCCATTGATCTTGCGGAAAAAGGATTTGCTATTACCGACAAGGAAGCAGAAATGCTGAATAACCAAAGGGAAAAATTCCAGAAACATAATAAATCTTCTATCATTTTCGTAAAAGATGCTCCATGGAAAGCGGGAGATTTATTGATCCAGAAAGACCTGGCCGAAACCTTGAAATTGATTCAAAAATCGGGGGCAAAAGGCTTTTATGAGGGGAAAACAGCTGATCTTCTGGTTGCTGAAATGAAAAGAGGTAACGGAATCATCACATTGGAAGATCTTAAGAATTATAAGGTTGCAGAGAGAAAAGCTCTTGAATTTGAATACAAAGGAAGTAATGTGGTAACCATGCCTTTACCTTCAAGCGGCGGAGTTCTTCTGGCTCAAATGCTGAGAATGGCAAGTTTTGAAAACCTTGAAAAATACCAGCAAAACTCTACAAAAGCAGTTCAGATCATGACTGAGGCAGAGCGAAGAGCTTTTGCAGACAGAGCAGAATATATGGGAGATCCTGATTTTATTCAGGATAAAACTTCTTACCTGATCTCTGATGACTACCTGAAAGGAAGATGGAAAAGCTTCAGTTTTGATAAAGCAACTCCAAGTGCAGAGGTTGGCAAAATCATAGAACAGCCTAAAGAATCTATGCAGACTACTCATATTTCCGTATTGGATAAGGATGGAAATGCTGCTTCTGTAACCACAACTCTTAACGGTTATTATGGAAGTAAAGTATTGGTTTCAGGAGCAGGATTCTTTTTAAATAATGAAATGGATGATTTCTCTATCAAACCGGGTGTACCAAACATGTTCGGAGCAGTAGGCGGAGAAGCCAATTCGATCCAGCCTAACAAGAGAATGCTTTCTTCCATGACCCCAACTATACTCCTTAAGAATGGAAAACCTTATATGGTAGTGGGAACTCCCGGAGGAACAACGATCCCAACCTCGGTATATCAGTCTATTGTGAATGTTGTAGATTTTAAACTGAACGCAAATATGTCAGTGAATACACCAAAATTCCATCACCAGTGGCTTCCGGAAACTATTACGGTAGAAAATAATTTTCCTGAAAGCACAATTTCGGAGCTGAAAAGCAAAAATTATGTCATTGAAAAGATTAAATACATCGGAAAAACAGAAATGATTGTTATTGATGAAAACGGAAGCATCCATGCAGTGGCAGACGGCCGCGGAGATGACTCTGTTGCAGTGGAATAA
- a CDS encoding metallophosphoesterase: MQKNFLIIAGIFLFLEVYIYQAIRTLTDNSWIRIGYWVLSLAVYGIFAYEVTHFQRSDRSTVRAQIMISLFLIFILPKIFVVLFLLIDDIFRTGGYLIGFTKPSENFFPERRKFLSIVGLGMGGVLSALFIDGITFGKYRHTVRRVRVKFNNLPKSFKGYKIIQISDVHSGSFSDPGKLQHAIDLINEQKPDLVLFTGDMVNNVADEFKPFIPLFSKIQAKDGKFAVLGNHDYGDYVSWESPTAKKENLDTLISYEKQAGFDMLRNEHRVIEKNGEKIYILGVENWGLKPFPQFGKIDDALKNVPESATKILMSHDPTHFDYVVKKHPTNIHLTLSGHTHGMQFGLDLKNIKWSPVQYRYPKWADLYESEGKLLYVNRGFGVLGYPGRVGVLPEITLFELS, from the coding sequence ATGCAAAAGAATTTTTTAATTATCGCTGGAATCTTCCTGTTTTTGGAAGTTTATATTTATCAAGCTATCAGAACACTCACTGATAATTCATGGATAAGAATCGGATATTGGGTACTCTCTTTAGCCGTATATGGAATTTTCGCTTACGAAGTTACCCACTTCCAAAGATCAGACAGAAGTACGGTAAGAGCTCAGATTATGATCTCTTTGTTCTTAATTTTCATCCTTCCTAAAATTTTTGTAGTTCTGTTTTTATTAATTGATGATATTTTCAGAACCGGAGGATACCTGATCGGTTTTACAAAACCTTCAGAAAATTTCTTTCCGGAAAGAAGGAAATTCCTGAGCATCGTAGGCCTGGGAATGGGAGGCGTTCTTTCTGCTCTTTTCATAGACGGAATTACTTTTGGTAAATACCGCCATACCGTAAGAAGAGTAAGGGTAAAATTCAATAATCTTCCGAAAAGTTTCAAAGGATATAAAATTATCCAGATTTCTGACGTTCACAGTGGAAGCTTCTCCGATCCCGGCAAATTACAGCACGCCATTGATCTTATTAATGAACAAAAACCTGATCTGGTATTATTCACCGGAGACATGGTGAATAACGTTGCGGATGAGTTCAAGCCTTTCATTCCTTTATTTTCAAAAATCCAGGCTAAAGACGGCAAGTTTGCCGTATTAGGAAATCACGACTATGGAGATTATGTATCCTGGGAGTCACCCACAGCTAAAAAAGAAAACCTTGACACTTTGATTAGTTATGAAAAGCAGGCAGGTTTTGATATGCTGAGAAATGAACACAGAGTCATCGAAAAAAATGGAGAAAAAATATACATTCTGGGCGTTGAAAACTGGGGATTAAAACCATTTCCTCAATTCGGAAAAATAGATGACGCTTTAAAAAACGTACCGGAATCAGCTACAAAGATATTAATGAGCCATGACCCTACCCACTTTGATTATGTGGTGAAAAAGCACCCTACAAACATCCACCTGACCCTTTCAGGACATACGCATGGGATGCAGTTTGGGCTGGATCTTAAAAATATAAAATGGTCACCTGTTCAGTACCGATACCCAAAATGGGCCGATTTATATGAAAGCGAAGGAAAGCTACTGTATGTAAACAGAGGATTCGGAGTACTGGGATATCCGGGAAGAGTGGGTGTATTGCCGGAGATTACACTTTTTGAGCTAAGCTAG
- a CDS encoding polysaccharide deacetylase — protein MVLLTFNITCIEAEVKNGSQITDDERLKIIENNTRAILRILDIHDIKSSFFVEVSLIGKLQNLIKAISSKGHEIAFYNKDSNPEEIENAKKNIQDLLEKQIRGIRQKDVKVSKEILKLMEFNYVSNIDNANILFPFKRLKRDTEITEEDGLSIVPESISPYSQLPYNDFVFQILPMKYYQNMVLETLQNEEFVLIYLNTWQFTDFKKYRFDIPFYRSLFSGKKMEDKLDALLTFLNDREMATSRMKDYIF, from the coding sequence ATGGTATTATTGACTTTTAACATCACCTGTATTGAAGCTGAAGTAAAAAACGGCTCCCAAATAACTGATGATGAGCGATTGAAAATTATAGAAAATAATACCAGAGCAATTCTTAGAATTTTAGATATTCATGATATCAAATCAAGTTTTTTCGTAGAGGTTTCTCTTATCGGAAAACTTCAGAATTTAATAAAAGCAATTTCATCCAAAGGGCATGAAATTGCTTTTTATAATAAAGACTCAAATCCTGAAGAAATTGAAAATGCTAAAAAGAATATTCAGGATCTGCTGGAAAAACAGATCAGAGGAATTCGTCAAAAAGATGTAAAGGTTTCAAAGGAAATTTTGAAGCTGATGGAATTTAATTATGTTTCCAATATCGACAATGCCAATATTCTTTTTCCTTTTAAAAGACTCAAAAGAGATACGGAAATTACAGAAGAGGACGGACTAAGTATTGTTCCTGAAAGTATCTCTCCTTACAGTCAGCTTCCCTATAATGATTTCGTGTTTCAGATTCTGCCGATGAAGTATTACCAGAATATGGTCCTGGAAACATTGCAGAATGAAGAATTTGTACTGATTTACCTGAACACATGGCAGTTTACAGATTTCAAGAAATACCGTTTTGATATCCCTTTTTACCGGAGCTTATTTTCGGGTAAAAAAATGGAGGACAAACTAGATGCCCTCCTTACTTTTCTCAATGACAGGGAAATGGCTACCTCCCGTATGAAAGATTATATTTTTTAG
- a CDS encoding NAD-dependent epimerase/dehydratase family protein: protein MESYTERILITGALGQIGTELTNRLVEIHGAENVVASGLDRWQEGITSAGHYERMDVTNTQLVRQVIKDYDITTVYHLASLLSGTSEKQPVFAWKLNLEPLLHFCEMAKEGLLKKIFWPSSIAVFGKGIPKHDVGQDVVLNPTTVYGISKMAGEKWCEYYFDKYDVDVRSIRYPGLISWKTPAGGGTTDYAVEIFYKAIEDGKYTSFISEDTGMPMLYMDDAINATLKLMDAPKESLSVRSSYNLGGMSFTPKELAAEIKKEIPDFAIDYNPDFRQAIADSWPASIDDSVAKKDWGLTYDFGISEMTKDMIKNLKIKLSKN, encoded by the coding sequence ATGGAATCCTATACGGAAAGAATACTGATTACAGGTGCCTTGGGACAAATTGGTACCGAACTTACGAACAGACTTGTTGAAATCCACGGAGCTGAGAACGTTGTTGCTTCAGGATTGGACAGATGGCAGGAAGGAATTACTTCTGCCGGACACTATGAAAGAATGGATGTTACCAATACACAATTGGTAAGACAGGTGATTAAAGATTACGATATCACTACAGTGTATCACCTGGCTTCGCTTTTATCCGGAACTTCGGAAAAGCAGCCTGTTTTTGCCTGGAAACTGAATCTTGAGCCATTGCTTCATTTTTGTGAAATGGCGAAAGAAGGGCTTCTGAAAAAGATCTTCTGGCCAAGTTCTATCGCTGTATTTGGAAAAGGAATTCCAAAACATGATGTGGGACAAGATGTAGTGTTGAATCCTACAACGGTTTATGGGATCTCCAAAATGGCAGGGGAGAAGTGGTGTGAATACTATTTCGATAAATATGATGTAGATGTAAGAAGTATCAGATATCCTGGATTGATCTCATGGAAAACTCCGGCAGGGGGTGGAACTACTGACTATGCTGTTGAGATTTTCTATAAAGCAATTGAAGATGGAAAGTATACAAGTTTCATTTCCGAAGATACAGGAATGCCGATGTTGTATATGGACGATGCCATCAATGCAACCTTGAAATTAATGGATGCTCCGAAAGAAAGTTTATCTGTTCGCTCTTCTTATAATTTAGGTGGAATGTCATTTACTCCAAAAGAATTGGCAGCAGAAATCAAGAAAGAAATTCCTGATTTTGCTATTGATTATAATCCGGATTTCAGACAGGCAATTGCAGATTCATGGCCGGCTTCTATTGATGATTCAGTCGCCAAAAAAGACTGGGGTCTTACTTATGATTTCGGAATTTCTGAAATGACTAAGGATATGATCAAGAATCTGAAGATAAAATTAAGCAAGAATTAA
- a CDS encoding porin family protein — translation MNKFLLKALVLTSVNVAVFANAQFRTRNRMDKLEDFDEQKFSWGFYLNGNRLDYRIVLHPKYGMNDNENLVTSKESYSFGAGLIAKWRLNDYLDVRIEPGLQFAQRQLTFNTQSNDIYAGGSLTNPPFMPFPLQEKDKVREIKSTLIDVPVMLELHGQRWYNSRPYIAAGVNYVVNLQSNSTSTDDNMQGIYRSTTHNFAWSAEMGIQFYFNKFKLTPAVRGTFFMNNEKVADNATTPPYWASAISTLQTRAVMFVLKFE, via the coding sequence ATGAATAAATTTCTATTAAAAGCACTGGTTTTAACCTCAGTAAATGTTGCCGTTTTTGCAAACGCGCAATTCAGAACCCGAAACAGAATGGATAAGTTGGAAGATTTCGACGAGCAGAAATTCAGTTGGGGTTTTTATTTGAACGGGAACAGACTGGATTACCGCATTGTTTTGCATCCGAAATACGGGATGAATGATAATGAAAACCTTGTTACATCCAAGGAAAGCTATAGTTTCGGTGCCGGGCTTATTGCAAAATGGAGACTGAATGATTATCTTGATGTAAGGATAGAACCAGGTTTACAGTTTGCTCAAAGACAGTTGACTTTTAATACTCAATCCAATGACATTTATGCAGGTGGTTCTTTAACCAATCCTCCTTTTATGCCATTCCCTTTACAGGAAAAGGATAAAGTAAGAGAAATTAAATCTACATTAATTGACGTTCCTGTAATGTTGGAGCTTCATGGACAAAGATGGTACAATTCAAGACCTTATATTGCCGCAGGGGTGAACTATGTTGTAAACCTTCAGTCTAACTCAACTTCCACAGATGATAACATGCAGGGGATCTACAGATCAACTACCCACAACTTTGCATGGTCTGCAGAAATGGGAATTCAGTTTTATTTCAACAAATTTAAACTGACTCCAGCTGTAAGAGGAACATTCTTCATGAACAACGAGAAAGTGGCTGATAATGCTACTACACCTCCTTACTGGGCTTCTGCAATTTCAACATTACAGACAAGAGCCGTAATGTTTGTTCTGAAATTTGAATAA
- the ubiE gene encoding bifunctional demethylmenaquinone methyltransferase/2-methoxy-6-polyprenyl-1,4-benzoquinol methylase UbiE has protein sequence MTKDITKVTPYNSEATKKSQVEDMFDNIAPKYDLLNRVLSMKIDILWRNKLVKWMKNDNPQEVLDVATGTGDLAITIEKGTGSKVVGLDLSQQMLNVGVIKIKKLKLDGKISMQKGDAENLPFEDNRFDAVSVAFGVRNFENLTKGLAELRRVVKDNKSVYILEFSKVEGFMGPFYMFYFKNILPAIGRLVSKDNRAYTYLPDSVNAFPFGEKMKQILLDTGFKKVEYKKLSLGIATIYKATK, from the coding sequence TTGACAAAAGATATTACCAAAGTTACTCCCTACAATTCAGAGGCTACAAAAAAAAGCCAGGTAGAGGATATGTTCGACAATATTGCACCGAAGTATGACCTTCTGAACCGTGTTTTATCCATGAAAATTGATATTTTGTGGAGAAATAAACTGGTAAAATGGATGAAAAATGATAATCCGCAGGAAGTGCTGGATGTGGCTACAGGAACGGGAGATCTGGCAATTACCATTGAAAAAGGAACCGGTTCTAAAGTAGTTGGATTAGATTTATCACAACAAATGCTGAATGTTGGCGTTATTAAAATAAAAAAACTTAAATTAGACGGCAAAATTTCCATGCAAAAAGGGGATGCAGAAAATTTACCTTTCGAGGACAATAGATTTGATGCTGTTTCCGTTGCATTTGGAGTAAGGAATTTTGAGAATCTTACCAAAGGTTTAGCAGAGTTAAGAAGAGTAGTTAAAGATAACAAAAGTGTTTATATACTGGAGTTTTCAAAGGTTGAGGGTTTCATGGGACCATTTTATATGTTTTATTTCAAAAATATATTGCCTGCCATTGGCAGATTGGTTTCTAAGGATAATAGGGCGTATACATACCTTCCGGATTCTGTAAATGCTTTTCCTTTCGGGGAGAAGATGAAGCAAATTCTTTTAGATACGGGATTTAAGAAAGTAGAATATAAAAAATTAAGTTTAGGTATAGCCACAATTTATAAAGCAACAAAGTAA
- a CDS encoding dicarboxylate/amino acid:cation symporter — protein MKAKKIYNQLYFQVIIAIVAGILLGKFYPELGEKMKPLGDGFIKLVKMIIAPVIFITLTLGIAHMTDLKKVGRIAIKAMIYFFTFSTLALIIGLLVGNILQPGHGLNIDPATLSGDVSQYQAKAHESTLTGFIMNIIPETLFSPLVGDNILQVLLVAILMGVALVLTKEKSQKVTDFLQDLSTPVFKIVHMLMKLAPIGAFGAMAFTIGKYGLHSVINLIFLVGTFYITSALFVVLVLGAVAWYNGFNIFKFLFYLKEELLLVLGTSSSESALPGIMEKLEKAGCSRAIVGLVVPTGYSFNLDGTNIYMTLASLFIAQALNIHLPIEKQLMLLLVAMLSSKGAAGVTGAGFVTLAATLAVVPEIPIAGMTLILGIDKFMSECRALTNVIGNSVATVVVANWEKQLDKKQLQYCLDHPAEVEKKLEV, from the coding sequence TTGAAAGCAAAAAAAATATACAATCAGCTTTATTTCCAGGTGATTATAGCGATAGTTGCCGGTATTCTTCTTGGAAAATTTTATCCCGAATTGGGAGAAAAAATGAAACCTCTTGGAGATGGATTCATCAAATTGGTGAAAATGATTATTGCCCCGGTAATTTTCATTACGCTTACTTTGGGAATCGCCCATATGACCGATTTGAAAAAAGTAGGCCGGATTGCCATAAAAGCAATGATCTATTTCTTTACATTTTCAACTCTTGCGCTTATTATCGGATTATTGGTAGGAAATATCTTACAGCCGGGCCATGGTTTAAACATTGATCCTGCTACTCTCTCAGGTGATGTTTCACAATACCAGGCAAAAGCTCATGAATCAACGCTTACAGGATTCATTATGAATATTATTCCGGAGACTTTATTCAGTCCTTTGGTGGGTGATAATATTCTTCAGGTTCTTTTGGTTGCTATTTTAATGGGAGTGGCTTTGGTTTTAACAAAAGAAAAAAGCCAGAAAGTAACCGATTTTTTACAGGATCTATCAACTCCGGTATTTAAAATCGTTCATATGCTTATGAAACTGGCACCCATCGGAGCATTCGGGGCTATGGCGTTTACTATTGGAAAGTACGGACTTCACTCGGTTATAAATCTTATTTTTTTGGTCGGCACATTTTACATCACTTCTGCTCTTTTTGTGGTGTTGGTGTTAGGAGCGGTAGCATGGTATAACGGATTTAACATTTTCAAGTTTCTTTTTTACCTTAAAGAAGAACTTCTTCTTGTTTTGGGAACCAGCTCTTCAGAGTCTGCTCTTCCGGGAATCATGGAAAAACTTGAAAAAGCGGGCTGTTCGAGAGCTATTGTAGGTCTTGTAGTGCCTACAGGATATTCTTTCAATCTTGATGGAACCAATATTTATATGACACTTGCCTCTCTGTTTATCGCACAGGCATTAAACATCCATCTTCCTATTGAAAAACAGCTGATGCTTCTTCTGGTAGCCATGTTAAGCTCAAAAGGAGCAGCTGGCGTTACCGGAGCCGGATTTGTAACCCTGGCAGCAACCCTGGCTGTAGTTCCGGAAATTCCAATTGCCGGAATGACATTAATTCTTGGGATCGATAAATTTATGAGTGAATGCAGAGCGCTGACGAATGTAATCGGAAATTCTGTAGCTACCGTAGTGGTTGCCAACTGGGAAAAACAGCTTGATAAAAAACAGCTTCAATATTGTCTGGATCATCCGGCTGAAGTTGAGAAAAAGCTGGAAGTGTAA
- the rny gene encoding ribonuclease Y, whose protein sequence is MIEVIVGVVCLVIGAVVGMFFSKSSLNTKAKFIIDDAKKNAENLIEKANVQAESIKKEKNLQAKEKFLELKSQHDADIQSREKKMQEVEKRTKDKEHKLNDELSKTGKLEKDLDKQIADYAKKTEILERKQQELDTANAKKVEILEKISNYTADEAKAELVETMRAEAKTRAQAHVQSIMEEAQMNAKNEARKIVIQTIQRIGTEQAIENSVSVFNIESDEVKGRIIGREGRNIRALEAVTGVEIIVDDTPEAILLSCFDPVRREIARLSLHRLVTDGRIHPARIEEVVEKTRKQIEEEIIEVGKRTIIDLGIHGLHPELIKIVGRMKYRSSYGQNLLQHSREVANIAATMAAELGLNVKLAKRAGLLHDIGKVPEQESELPHALLGMQWAEKYGENPEVVNAIGAHHDEIEMKSLLSPIIQVADAISGARPGARRQVLESYIQRLKDLESAALSFDGVSSAYAIQAGRELRVMVESGKVNDEVASQLSYDISEKIQNELTYPGQVKVTVIRETRAVNIAR, encoded by the coding sequence ATGATAGAAGTTATAGTCGGTGTTGTTTGTTTAGTAATCGGGGCTGTAGTGGGAATGTTTTTCTCAAAAAGCTCTCTGAATACTAAGGCAAAATTCATCATAGATGATGCTAAGAAAAACGCCGAAAACCTTATAGAAAAAGCTAATGTACAAGCTGAATCCATAAAGAAAGAAAAGAACCTTCAGGCAAAAGAAAAATTCCTGGAACTGAAATCTCAGCATGATGCAGACATTCAGTCCCGTGAAAAGAAAATGCAGGAAGTTGAAAAGAGAACGAAAGACAAGGAGCACAAGCTGAATGATGAACTTAGCAAGACAGGAAAGCTTGAAAAAGATCTGGATAAGCAAATTGCAGATTATGCAAAGAAGACCGAAATCCTTGAAAGAAAACAGCAGGAATTAGATACAGCTAACGCTAAGAAAGTAGAAATACTTGAAAAAATCTCTAATTATACCGCTGATGAAGCTAAAGCAGAATTGGTAGAAACCATGAGAGCGGAAGCAAAAACAAGAGCACAGGCACACGTTCAGAGCATTATGGAAGAAGCTCAGATGAATGCCAAAAACGAAGCGAGAAAAATCGTTATCCAAACGATTCAGAGAATCGGAACAGAGCAGGCTATCGAAAACTCAGTATCCGTTTTCAATATTGAATCCGATGAAGTAAAGGGTAGAATTATCGGTAGAGAAGGTAGAAATATCCGTGCTTTAGAAGCCGTAACAGGAGTTGAAATCATCGTTGATGATACCCCGGAAGCTATTCTTCTTTCATGCTTTGACCCTGTAAGAAGGGAAATTGCAAGACTATCACTTCACAGATTGGTAACCGATGGTAGAATTCACCCGGCAAGAATCGAAGAAGTAGTTGAAAAAACTAGAAAACAGATCGAAGAGGAAATCATTGAAGTAGGTAAGAGAACCATCATTGATTTAGGAATCCACGGATTACACCCTGAATTGATCAAAATCGTAGGTAGAATGAAATACCGTTCTTCTTACGGACAAAACTTACTGCAGCACTCAAGAGAAGTAGCAAACATTGCTGCAACTATGGCTGCTGAGTTAGGATTAAACGTAAAATTAGCAAAAAGAGCAGGTCTTTTACACGATATCGGTAAAGTTCCTGAGCAGGAATCAGAATTACCACACGCTTTGTTAGGAATGCAGTGGGCTGAGAAATATGGTGAAAACCCTGAAGTAGTAAACGCTATTGGAGCTCACCACGACGAAATTGAAATGAAGTCTTTATTATCTCCAATCATTCAGGTTGCAGATGCAATCTCAGGAGCAAGACCGGGAGCAAGAAGACAGGTGCTGGAATCTTATATCCAGAGATTGAAAGACCTTGAATCTGCAGCATTAAGCTTTGACGGAGTTTCCAGTGCTTATGCAATCCAGGCGGGTAGAGAACTAAGAGTAATGGTAGAGAGCGGAAAAGTGAATGATGAAGTAGCTTCTCAACTTTCTTACGATATCTCTGAGAAAATTCAGAATGAACTGACTTATCCTGGACAGGTAAAAGTAACAGTAATCAGAGAAACGAGAGCTGTGAATATTGCCAGATAA
- a CDS encoding 3-oxoacyl-ACP synthase III family protein, whose translation MPNTIIIGSGSYIPNRVIGRDYFMNSEFYTEDGVKIEKPVEETIAKFVEITEIENRRFIEDDLSNSQIGYEAAKIALEDAKVDGEELDYIIYASNFGEVTENGYADFMPTMAARVKNKLGIKNRKCVTYDMIFGCPGWVEAMILSDNLIKAKVAKTILVIGAETLSRVTDPYDRNRMIFADGAGAVVVKATDEENVGIIAHNTICDNGPELNYLENQPSINKEADQKRLYVRMLGRKIYEYALKNVPDAIKDTITDAGLSIEDIDKILIHQANAKMDYAMIERLHRLYDIKEYDHAISPMTIQDLGNTSVATIPTMYDLIIKGKMEGQSFKENGSIVMTSVGAGMNINALVYRFP comes from the coding sequence ATGCCGAATACGATCATTATTGGCTCTGGATCTTATATTCCGAACAGAGTTATTGGTAGAGATTACTTCATGAATTCCGAGTTCTACACAGAAGACGGAGTAAAGATTGAAAAGCCTGTGGAAGAGACCATTGCGAAATTTGTAGAGATTACAGAAATCGAAAACAGGAGATTCATTGAAGATGATCTTTCCAACTCACAAATCGGTTATGAAGCTGCAAAAATTGCCCTTGAGGATGCAAAAGTGGATGGTGAAGAATTGGATTATATCATTTATGCAAGCAATTTCGGGGAAGTTACTGAAAACGGATATGCTGATTTTATGCCAACAATGGCAGCAAGAGTAAAGAATAAACTGGGCATTAAAAACAGAAAATGCGTAACGTATGATATGATTTTCGGATGTCCTGGATGGGTAGAAGCTATGATTTTGTCTGATAATTTAATTAAAGCTAAAGTTGCCAAAACAATTCTTGTCATCGGCGCTGAAACTTTAAGCAGAGTAACAGATCCATATGACAGAAACAGAATGATCTTTGCTGATGGTGCCGGAGCCGTAGTGGTAAAAGCAACTGACGAAGAGAATGTAGGAATTATTGCCCACAACACAATCTGTGACAACGGCCCGGAATTAAACTACCTTGAAAATCAACCTTCTATCAATAAAGAAGCAGATCAGAAGCGCCTTTATGTAAGAATGCTGGGAAGAAAGATTTACGAATACGCTCTTAAAAATGTACCGGATGCTATCAAAGACACCATTACAGATGCAGGTCTTTCTATTGAAGATATAGATAAAATCTTAATTCACCAGGCAAACGCTAAAATGGATTACGCTATGATTGAAAGACTTCACAGGTTGTATGACATCAAAGAATACGATCATGCGATCTCTCCTATGACGATTCAGGATCTTGGAAACACTTCTGTAGCAACAATTCCTACCATGTATGATTTAATAATTAAAGGAAAAATGGAAGGTCAATCGTTTAAAGAGAATGGGAGCATTGTGATGACTTCGGTAGGTGCCGGAATGAACATCAATGCGCTCGTTTACAGATTTCCTTAA
- a CDS encoding cell division protein ZapA, whose translation MEIRRITVNIAGRVYPLNVPAAEEETLRKVGKQIENMIKDFEQNFDVRDKQDALAMCALKLGTNAEVVSLNYEKNINSTNERLTQINQSLNEIGK comes from the coding sequence ATGGAGATAAGGAGAATAACCGTCAACATTGCAGGAAGAGTGTATCCGCTGAACGTACCGGCAGCAGAGGAGGAAACTTTGCGTAAAGTAGGGAAGCAGATCGAGAATATGATTAAAGATTTTGAACAGAACTTCGATGTAAGAGATAAACAGGATGCTTTGGCAATGTGTGCCCTGAAACTGGGAACCAATGCAGAAGTAGTTTCTCTGAACTACGAAAAAAATATTAATTCTACCAACGAAAGGTTAACGCAGATTAATCAATCGTTGAATGAAATCGGGAAATAG